The following proteins are co-located in the Pseudomonas synxantha genome:
- a CDS encoding PilN family type IVB pilus formation outer membrane protein: protein MTARLWIKSTALSLIVALVSSCSLQRVNESASRAENDAATASQYSRFLRNQQQESARATVVFSDKPWVSKKPLVAKRGLPLTMDCDITYRPSYNVGIAEIAQYITSECGVPVIVAPDAIDPSVLSSSTQGNSGPAVPPGLGSADNLTNFMPAGVIGNVPSNARSMNSIGLTAPNTFPIKYSGKLSGLLNQATSQLGLAWNYSSDDRSVHVTYFDTKTFDVWAFGDDQVIESTVKSGLLTATGSGSSSGGGGGGSSSTGASGESGSNQSTTVTIKTSLIGDIEKNVKAMLSQQPQGRMFLSRSTGTLTVSDRPEVLSNVAKYLNSINSSITRQVLFNVKVFEVTLTDTDQTGLDWTAVYTSLSNKWGFSLKNATTGISTGAVSGSLSILDTSKSPWAGSNLIIKALSEQGRISNVRSPSVTTLNLQPAPIQIGNVKSYVASSSTTTTASVGSSTSLTPATITSGFNMMLLPRIIDQDNMLLMITLSMSSKPTFTTFTSNGSSVQTADYDTKNLSPKVKLRSGQTLVLTGFEENSENATKSGVGDPGFFGLGGSRVRTTGHSVLVVLITPVVDSDTGSPSAVISPAANEPWGSCPTPLLHCTGSKG, encoded by the coding sequence ATGACTGCTCGTCTCTGGATCAAAAGCACAGCCTTGTCACTTATCGTCGCACTGGTGAGTTCCTGTTCGCTGCAGCGTGTGAATGAATCGGCCAGCCGAGCTGAAAATGACGCTGCGACAGCCTCTCAATACAGCCGATTTCTGAGAAATCAGCAGCAAGAGTCCGCGCGCGCTACGGTGGTGTTCAGCGACAAACCATGGGTGTCCAAAAAACCGCTGGTCGCCAAGCGTGGTTTACCGCTGACCATGGATTGCGACATCACCTATCGCCCCTCATATAACGTTGGGATCGCTGAGATCGCGCAGTACATCACTAGTGAATGTGGTGTACCGGTCATCGTAGCCCCTGACGCAATCGACCCAAGTGTCCTTTCCAGTTCGACGCAGGGCAACTCAGGACCTGCAGTTCCACCTGGTTTGGGCTCTGCCGACAACCTGACCAACTTCATGCCCGCCGGCGTCATCGGCAATGTTCCGAGCAACGCCCGCTCAATGAATTCGATTGGGCTGACTGCACCCAACACATTCCCCATTAAGTACAGCGGCAAGCTGTCAGGGTTGTTGAATCAAGCGACCTCCCAGTTGGGCTTAGCGTGGAATTATTCCTCCGATGATCGAAGCGTGCATGTCACTTACTTCGACACCAAGACGTTCGACGTCTGGGCATTTGGTGATGACCAGGTCATTGAAAGCACAGTGAAGTCGGGCTTGCTGACCGCTACAGGCAGCGGGAGCAGTTCCGGTGGTGGTGGCGGCGGATCTTCGTCGACAGGTGCATCGGGTGAATCAGGCAGCAACCAGAGCACCACCGTTACCATCAAGACCTCGCTGATCGGAGACATTGAAAAAAACGTCAAGGCGATGCTGAGCCAACAGCCCCAAGGTCGGATGTTCCTCTCGCGTTCCACTGGCACCCTGACGGTAAGTGATCGACCAGAAGTACTCTCAAACGTTGCTAAATACCTGAATTCGATCAACAGCAGTATCACCCGTCAGGTGTTGTTCAACGTCAAAGTTTTCGAGGTAACTCTCACCGACACAGACCAGACCGGCCTGGACTGGACGGCTGTCTATACGTCCTTGAGCAACAAATGGGGCTTTTCGCTGAAGAATGCCACCACCGGCATAAGCACGGGCGCGGTGTCGGGCTCGTTGAGTATTTTGGACACGTCGAAGTCTCCTTGGGCTGGCTCCAACTTAATCATCAAAGCACTTTCCGAACAGGGCCGAATCTCGAACGTTCGCTCGCCGTCGGTCACCACGCTGAATCTGCAGCCGGCACCCATCCAGATCGGCAACGTAAAGAGCTATGTCGCATCAAGCTCGACAACCACTACGGCTTCCGTTGGATCGTCTACTTCGCTCACCCCCGCGACTATCACCAGCGGCTTCAACATGATGTTGCTCCCTCGAATCATCGACCAGGACAACATGTTGCTGATGATCACCCTGAGCATGAGTAGCAAACCGACCTTCACCACTTTTACGAGCAACGGCTCCAGTGTCCAGACAGCGGATTACGACACCAAGAATCTGTCGCCCAAGGTCAAATTGCGCAGCGGTCAAACCCTCGTACTGACTGGTTTTGAGGAGAACAGCGAAAACGCAACCAAGTCTGGCGTAGGGGATCCTGGATTCTTCGGTTTGGGCGGCAGCCGTGTCCGCACCACAGGGCACAGCGTACTCGTAGTGCTGATTACTCCTGTTGTTGATAGCGACACAGGCAGCCCCAGCGCGGTGATTTCACCTGCTGCCAACGAGCCTTGGGGCTCTTGCCCTACCCCACTGCTGCATTGCACAGGTTCCAAGGGGTAA
- a CDS encoding TcpQ domain-containing protein — protein sequence MIRHVTTLSLLALIASCTTQTAQTPKPAFDSSRNPDMLTPDLYPGGAVPEKEPVVRYGRYTLVSTLPDSGQRDLMAQIIDISIPANMHPNVHEAMQYVVDRSGYTLCSADSGHVNILYTRPLPAAQYKLGPMTLRNTLQVLAGPAWQVKVDEVNRQVCYVLRPGYQLPDSPRPASTQIAQLNTSTAAQPIAAKSNNNDAGSQVVVAAVPQTAPFTTTASAATPVANAAPAKTVAPPTVITKDGSTKQTSALPTQSPASTSSSNPDAKAASTPKLVTAPSAVSAAPKPVATDIAAPKPLAQTWTASTGSTLRQTVEGWAEKAGWKLMWQVDDLDYSIDAPLRFEGSFQEAIGSIFPLYDSAPRSFLVDVVDSNSSQRLIFITERNK from the coding sequence ATGATCAGGCACGTCACCACGCTCTCGCTTCTAGCGTTAATCGCCAGTTGCACGACCCAAACGGCGCAGACACCCAAGCCCGCTTTCGACAGCAGTCGCAATCCGGACATGTTGACGCCAGACCTCTATCCTGGCGGCGCCGTTCCTGAAAAAGAACCAGTAGTGCGCTATGGCCGCTACACCCTCGTCAGCACGCTGCCAGATTCTGGCCAACGTGACCTGATGGCTCAGATTATCGACATCAGCATTCCAGCCAACATGCACCCAAATGTGCATGAGGCCATGCAGTACGTGGTGGACCGTTCAGGTTATACGCTTTGCTCGGCAGACTCTGGCCACGTCAACATCCTTTACACCCGACCACTCCCAGCAGCCCAATATAAACTTGGCCCTATGACCCTGCGTAACACCCTGCAGGTGCTCGCAGGTCCGGCCTGGCAGGTGAAGGTCGACGAGGTCAACCGTCAGGTGTGCTACGTCCTGCGCCCTGGCTACCAGCTCCCGGACTCTCCACGTCCTGCATCAACTCAGATTGCTCAACTCAACACATCGACAGCTGCACAGCCTATCGCAGCGAAGAGCAATAACAATGATGCGGGCAGCCAAGTAGTAGTCGCCGCCGTTCCCCAAACAGCGCCTTTCACAACAACGGCATCAGCCGCTACCCCTGTGGCGAACGCTGCACCAGCCAAAACCGTGGCCCCTCCTACGGTGATTACCAAGGATGGCTCTACAAAACAAACGTCTGCCTTGCCGACTCAGAGTCCGGCCTCGACTTCGTCCAGCAACCCAGATGCCAAGGCCGCTTCAACTCCGAAACTGGTCACCGCGCCGTCCGCAGTTTCTGCAGCGCCAAAGCCGGTTGCGACGGACATTGCAGCGCCGAAGCCGCTGGCCCAGACATGGACGGCTTCAACTGGCTCAACCCTTCGTCAAACCGTCGAAGGCTGGGCTGAAAAAGCGGGCTGGAAACTGATGTGGCAGGTCGATGATTTGGATTACTCAATTGACGCTCCACTTCGATTTGAGGGCAGTTTCCAAGAAGCCATTGGGTCGATTTTCCCTCTCTACGACTCGGCTCCACGGTCCTTTCTGGTCGATGTGGTCGACAGTAACTCCTCACAGCGGCTGATTTTTATTACAGAGAGGAACAAATGA
- a CDS encoding metalloregulator ArsR/SmtB family transcription factor — protein MSLTPHTFFKCLGDETRARIMLMLSAEGELCVCELIWALDDNQSKVSRHLAQLRACGLLADRRQGQWVYYRLHPELEQWALDVLNVTTQAHQSWVNDHQGRLASMEDRPVRQASCC, from the coding sequence ATGAGCCTTACACCACACACATTCTTCAAGTGCTTGGGTGATGAAACTCGCGCCCGGATCATGCTCATGCTTTCGGCTGAGGGTGAGTTGTGCGTGTGCGAGTTAATCTGGGCACTGGACGATAACCAGTCGAAGGTCTCCAGGCATCTTGCCCAACTGCGTGCTTGCGGGTTACTCGCAGATCGGAGGCAGGGTCAGTGGGTTTACTACCGGCTGCATCCCGAGCTTGAACAGTGGGCACTGGATGTTCTGAACGTCACTACGCAGGCACACCAGTCCTGGGTTAACGACCATCAAGGACGGCTGGCTTCCATGGAAGACAGACCCGTGCGCCAAGCCTCCTGCTGCTGA